A genome region from Oenanthe melanoleuca isolate GR-GAL-2019-014 chromosome 14, OMel1.0, whole genome shotgun sequence includes the following:
- the GPER1 gene encoding G-protein coupled estrogen receptor 1, with protein sequence METYSASVSPVICNSTAFNLNGSHLCNESISSRLADKSEHQQYVIGLFLSCLYTIFLFPIGFVGNILILVVNISFREKMTIPDLYFINLAVADLILVADSLIEVFNLDEKYYDITIICTFMSLFLQINMYSSIFFLTWMSFDRYLALAKVMRSNLFRTMQHARLSCGLIWMASISAALVPFTAVHLQHTGEVYFCFADVKEIQWLEITLGFIIPFVIIGLCYSLIVRVLVRAHKHRSLRLRRQKALRMIFVVVLVFFICWLPENVFISVQLLQRKSEPVSSNSPSFRHDYPLTGHIVNLAAFSNSCLNPLIYSFLGETFRDKLRLYIEQKTKMSTLHRFCQAALTSVIPDSNEQSEV encoded by the coding sequence ATGGAAACTTATTCTGCCTCAGTATCACCTGTTATATGTAACAGCACAGCTTTTAACCTGAATGGATCCCATTTGTGTAACGAAAGCATATCCTCTAGACTAGCTGATAAATCAGAACACCAACAATATGTTATTGGCCTTTTCTTATCATGTCTTTACACAATATTCCTTTTTCCTATCGGTTTTGTGGGAAACATTCTGATACTGGTTGTCAACATTAGCTTTCGGGAAAAAATGACAATCCCAGACCTTTACTTCATAAACCTGGCAGTGGCCGATCTCATTCTAGTGGCCGATTCTCTCATTGAGGTGTTTAATCTCGACGAGAAGTATTACGATATCACCATCATCTGTACCTTTATGTCTTTGTTCCTTCAGATCAACATGTatagcagcattttctttctgacaTGGATGAGTTTTGACAGATACCTAGCACTGGCCAAAGTAATGAGGTCCAACCTATTTCGCACTATGCAGCACGCCAGACTGAGCTGCGGGCTCATATGGATGGCATCCATTTCGGCAGCTCTAGTCCCATTTACGGCCGTGCACTTACAGCACACCGGAGAGGtctatttctgttttgcagatgTAAAAGAAATCCAGTGGCTAGAGATAACCCTGGGGTTCATTATCCCCTTTGTGATCATCGGTCTTTGTTACTCATTAATTGTCCGAGTGCTCGTAAGAGCGCACAAGCACAGGAGTCTGCGGCTGCGGCGACAGAAGGCTCTGCGcatgatttttgttgttgtcctGGTTTTCTTTATCTGCTGGCTCCCTGAAAACGTCTTCATTAGCGTCCAGCTCCTCCAGAGGAAAAGCGAGCCTGTCTCTTCAAACAGCCCGTCCTTCAGGCACGATTATCCTTTAACAGGACATATTGTAAACCTAGCAGCTTTTTCTAATAGCTGCTTGAACCCCTTGATTTACAGTTTTCTGGGGGAAACCTTCAGAGACAAACTGCGACTGTACAttgaacagaaaacaaaaatgtcaaCGTTGCATCGCTTCTGTCAGGCTGCCTTAACGTCTGTCATTCCTGACAGTAATGAGCAATCAGAAGTCTGA